GGAGCGAATCCGCTCTCCCTCGAACTCGAAGACGATTGCAAGCTCATTACGAAAAGGCCGCCCATTTAACAAACCTTCCGAGCGAAATACCACCACCCCGTTGTCCTCACTCTCAAGCTCGATGAGCGGAGTCAGTTGCATCTGAAATACGGAGCGCTCGAACCTGATCAATTCCTCGAACCGCTCTTTGCCTTGCTGTTCGTGGTTCCATCCCTCTAACGGAAGCGGAACGAAGAAATGGAAATCTTCCGTAACCGTTGTAAGAAAATCGGCTGTGTCCCCTGTTTCTAAAGCCTGCTTAAAAGCATCAAACACTTCACAAGTTCGGGATTGGACTGAGTCTAGAGATTTCTCCATGAACAAATCCTCCTTATTAAAGGTTTATTGTACTCTCTAAATATTGAGTTTACATTGAGTCGTTTTGATTGGTGAGACGCCATGTAAAAGGAATCTTGTTTAACATTGGTTAGTGCGACACAACCTTTAGCTGGCTCGATATCGTTCCAAGGTGAATGGCTTCGTGAATCAGAGCGAAGTTGAACAACTCGCCGGCGGTGTTGAATTGGAACGGGCCCAAAGCATACGGATTCGAAAGCTTCTCCCCCAGCATTTCAGGTGTCAACTCAGATAAGCGAGAAAGCTGCGCGGTTAACAACTCGACCAACTCTTCCTTCGATGGAGGAGTAAACGTCCAGTCCAAGGGCTTTGTTCCAGAGTTAAACAGCGTTTCGTACGAACCCGGTATAGCAGCCGGAGAGCCGAAGCTTAGCGTAGAATACTTATCCATCCAATAAATCACATGGCCGACATTCCAACGGATTGTATTGTTGAATCCTAGCCCTTGAATGTCGAACAGTTCCTCAGGGATCGCCTGCACCTGCTGCAGCACCAATTGACGTACGGTTGTTGCCGTGTTGATAACCATGTCAGACATGTTAATTTCCTCCTTTGTTATGAGAACCTTTTGCTATTCCCAGTTTAGATCTCATAGAACCTTCCATCAATGCAGTGGGCGTTACCGGAACGTTAAGTATCAATTAACGATTATTCGTTGACAGAAAAACAAGATGGAGCAACAATAATCAGTGAACACGATCCAGCGATACAATAGAAAGCAGGTGAAAATCGATGGAGTTAAAACAACTGCAATATTTCATGGCCATATGTGAAGAGCTTCATTTCACGAGAGCAGCCGAAAAAATGGGTGTCAGTGCACCCAATATCAGTCAGCAGATAAGAAGATTGGAAGAAGAATTAGGGGTTCTGTTGTTCGATCGTGTGGGTAAAACAATTGTTCTTACAGACGCTGGAGCAATTCTTCGTGAACATGGTGCTGCCGTGTTCAGGCATCTGCAGCAAGCGGGCGACGCCATTGCTGATCTGAAGCAAATGCAAGGCGGATCTCTTTCCATCGGGGTCTTGCCGGGTGACGCGGATCTCATGTTTAATGCCTTGCTACTGAACTTCCATCAAACCTATCCCACTATCTCCCTGTCCCTTTTGGAAACCACAAAAGTAACAGAACAAGCTCTGGACCGAAGCATCGATGTCGGCGTAACCATTGGACCTGTTATCGATGATCGTCTCACGTCAATTCCTCTGTTTCATGAAGAGTTCTCATTAGCAGTAAATATGAATGATCCCATTGCCACGGAGAACTTCATCCCCTTGAAGAGGTTACAAGCCTTAAAAATGGTCATGTTTCCAGCCGACCACCAATGCCGGAAGCTGATCGACCGATTTTGCATGGACAACGGGTTTACTCTGCAGCCGCACATGGTGACAACAACGTTATCTTCCCTCCTTCAGATGGTACAGAGCGGAGTTGGCGCTTGTGTTCTGCCGCGACTTCTATTGGAGAATCTTCACAATCCCGACATCAAGGTTGTGCACCTGAGGAACCCTACGCCATCTCAGGACATTTGTCTGATCTACCGTAGCGACAGGTATGTCGGATACGCCATGCGTACGTTTATCAAAACTTTGAGAGCCTACATCGAGACAGCTATCCAACATTCGAAGTCTTCATAGAAGGCAGCACTTTTCTGATCCTTCGGCGATATAGCAAGAGAAACGAGCCGGCAAAGTCTGCCCCACTTCTTCTATCTCAACACAGAATACGTTCATTCAAAATCTTTTTTAGTACTGCACTGCAAATTTAGTCAATATATTCTAAAGACACGATCACGATGGCTTCTTCTATTTTCAGGGAAGGAAGAAATGGATATGCCGATACGTCCGCCTATCTTGCAGAGCGGCGATACCGTTGGAATCGTTACCTTAGGTAGCCCGCTCGCTGCAAACATCATTAATGCACGAATCGAATATTTGAGAGCAATGGGGCTTAATGTTGTTTTGGGTCAATATGTATATGCGCAGAATGGATTTCTTGCTGGCACAGACGAGCAGCGGGCTTCCGATTTAATGATGATGTTTCGAGATGAGCAGGTCAAAATGATACTGCCCACAAGAGGTGGTACAGGAGTGGCCGGAATTCTTCCGTACCTTGATTATAATGAGATACGAAATCATCCAAAAATCGTTACAGGTTACAGCGACATCACGGTACTATTAAATGTACTGCATCAATACGTGGATCTAATAACATTCCATAGTCTGCTGCTTATTGACTTCAAACCCGAAACGCCCGCTTATAATTTCGATCAGTTTTTTTCTGCGACATCCGTGTATTCATTAACCCGGTCCATCTTGAATCCGCCGGAGATGCCGCTGATAAGCCATGTTCCGGGCAACGTTACGGGGCAGCTTGTAGGTGGTAATCTGACATCGTTTGTCGATACGTTAGGCACGCCTTTCGAAATCGATACACGGGGTAAGATTCTCGTTCTTGAAGAAACACATGAACCCACCAATACCGTCTACAGGTACTTGAATGATTTGAAGCTTGCCGGTAAATTTCGTGATTGCATCGGCATTATTATGGGAGAATGCTCAGGTTGCCAGGCGGCTTATGGCAAATCCTATGAAGATGTAATCAACGAATTTGTTGTACCTCTCGGTAAGCCGCTTATAACGAACCTTGCTACAGGTCATGGTGTTTATAAAGCCGCTTTGCCGATTGGCGCAACCGTTAATCTCGATTCAGTCCATAGTAGAATAACTATAGTTGAACCTACCGTCAGCGTTTGACATCGGAAAGACGATGAGCTGTGTCATGTCTAGCGACAAACCTCGCAGCGCGGAGTCTGCAAAGAAAGTCCTCTGCCCGTAATGTGTACGGCTCAGACGAACAAGCAGCAAAAAACAGCCTTGGCCGACGAACGGCCAGGGCTGTTTACATATGAGCGGTCGGGGCCTATGTTTGCGTAGGAGCTTACATGATCTTGCTTTCTTCTCACTCGAGCTGTCTATGGATGGTCGAGGAACAAATTGATCTGTTTTCGAAAATTAGCTGAAACTTGAGCAGCAATCTCGAAGAGAGTCATCCCCAATCCATCAATATGCTGCTTGCTCATACAAATCAACAGGCAATGCCTGCACGAACGGCGACCAGTCGCCCGTTGCATATACATGAAGCCGGTGCATGGCACGTGTACATACTGTATATAGAAGTTTGCGATCGTTTTCCCGGCTGTAAGCTCGAGATGATGCCTCATAAATCAGAACCGCATCAAACTCAACACCCTTGGCGAGATATAATGGAATGACCATCGCTCCTTTTTCAAAGGTAACCGTCTCCTTTGTAATGAGCTGCAACTCTTCCCTTCCTTGCACCTGTAACGACTCAAAGGCTGCGCGGCTTTCAGCCGCAGTCTTCGTAATGACGGCAATAGAGTCAGGCCTTCGACTTTAAGTGCCTCGATGTCTTTCAGTATACGTTCGTCACGCATCTCTCCGCCCTCCACCTTCATAAGAAGAGGTTTCGGTCCGCTCCTTTCAAAAGGGACGATTTCCGTTTTTTTTTGCGTTCAATTGATTTTTTATATTCTTGGCGTATCTGCCAATTTTTTTTATTTTCCCGTAAAATCGAACTCGCTCGCCCCCTCCCTATATAAAATAGAAAAAACCGAGTTGTAGGTAGAGGTCCCGCAACCCGGTTTTATCAATGTTTGTCCGCTGCTCTCCTCTATCGATACCTTTTCCTAACAAGCTCAGATTATAACGCGCCCACAACCCGGTGAGGTACATACGGCTCTTCAAGGGAGGCAATCTCCTCCAGTGTAAGATTGACCGAAAGAGCAGCTGCAGCGTCTTCGAGATGCGATATTCTGGTCGCACCGACGATGGGAGCTGTAATCGGTTGCTTTTGCAGCAACCAGGCAAGGGCAACCTGTACACGTGGAATGGCTCGCTCTACCGCAATCTGTGCAACCCGTTCCACAATCACCCGATCGGCATCGGCAGTGGCATCATACTTGGATTTTTGAACCATGTCGGTTTCGGAGCGATGCGTCGATTCTGACCAATCGCGTGTCAATCGTCCCGATGCTAGAGGGCTGTAGGGGATCACGCCGATTTTTTCAGATTTGCACAGCGGCAACATTTCGCGCTCTTCCTCGCGGTAAATGAGATTGTAATGGTTCTGCATCGAAACGAACCGCGTCCAGCCATTCATCTCGGCGACATGCTGCGCTTTTAGAAACTGCCACGCATTCATGGCTGAAGCTCCGATATAGCGGACCTTTCCGGCTTTCACCACATCATGTAGAGCCTCCATCGTTTCTTCGATAGGCGTATCATAGTCCCATCGATGGATCTGGTACAGATCGACATAGTCGGTACCCAAGCGTTTGAGGCTTTTGTCGATTTCACTAATGATCGCTTTCCGGGACAGCCCCATGCCGTTCGGTCCTTCGTGCATACGGAAATGAACTTTCGTAGCGAGGACGATTTGATCCCGATTTGCATAATCCTTCAATGCGCGGCCCACAATCTCCTCACTTGTACCGTCTGAGTACACATTCGCCGTATCGAAAAAGTTGATGCCGAGCTCCAATGCCTTTTTTATAATGGGACGACTGTTCTCCTCGTTAAGCACCCATTGATGCACCCACCGCTCTGCTACGCCAAATCCCATACATCCAAGACAGATGCGGGATACGTCGAGTCCGGTATTCCCTAGTTTCACATATTCCATGAACATCCCTCCTTAAATTTAAGTCTACCCCCTGGAGTTATCTCCAGGTCACGAGTGACAATCAGCATTCTGCGTCTTCCACAAATTTATTGAAAAGATTTTTGTTTTTTCCCAATTTGCGACTTTCCTCGTAGAATTGAATTTTCTTCTCTAACAATTTAAGATTCTCTTGATATATATTTAATTTAGCTCTGACTTCCTCTTGATGGTTATATAATATTTGCAATAATTCGTCTAATCCTTCTTGTCCTTTCTCCAAAAGATCGATGTATTTTTTAAGATCTTCTAACGACATCCCTGTTTGCTTCATGTGTAGAATGAATTTGAGCCAGTTCCCATCTTCGTCTGTATAGAAACGGATCTTGTTAGAATCTCTCTTGGGCACTACTAATCCCATTTTTTCATAGTAACGAAGTGTATGCTCACTAGTTCCTAATATGCGAGCCATTTCTCCTATTCGATAAGACATATGTCCATCCCTTTCATTTTACCCTTGAAAGTATCTCCTCGAATGAAACCTCTATTCTTCAATGGTTTTAATGATCTTTGCGGGTACGCCTGCAACGATTGTATGATCAGGAACATCTTTTGTAACCACAGCCCCGGCCGAAACAATTGAATTTTCGCCCACCGTTACACCAGGCATGATGGTTGCTGCAATCCCTATCCACGCCCCCTTTTTTATAACAATTTGTTTTGAAAAGGTTGATCTTCTTTGAGCTGGAGATATCGGGTGATTGATAGTCACAAGGTTTACTTTAGGACCAATTAACACGTTATCTTCAATCGTGATACCTCCCCGATCCATGAATGTACATCCTTGATTAATGAAAACCTTCTTCCCTACTCTAATACTTTGACCGTAATCCGTGTAAAACGGAGGAAGCAATTCAAATGTATCATCCACTTTACTCCCCGTTAACTGGCTAAAAAGTTCTCTAACTTTATTTTTGTTGTGATAACCCGTATTTAACTCTGCAATTAGCTTCTGTGCACGTTCGATAGCATCTGCCATTTTATGAAATTCAGGGTCACGAAGTGAAATGACCTCACCTGCGCGATCTCTTGCAAAAATGTCCTGGTTCATCCTATACGCTCCCTCGGAATTTTTTATGTTTAATGAGAAATTCCTCTTTACCGTAACACCTAGAGTTAACTCTAAGTCAAACAAAAAATTCAATCAGAATACAGCTTGACTTAAAGTCTGCTCAAAGTGATAGCCTTATAACACCTTACGAGGTAAATATGTTGGAAAAGGGGAACATTTTATGTCAAATGTAAAAGACCAAGTTGTTATTATTATGGGAGCATCCAGCGGAATAGGTGAAGCGACAGCACGTAAATTAGCAGAGCAAGGAGCCAGATTAGTCATTTCAGCTCGCCGTGAAGATCGTTTGAAGAAGCTTAAAGCTTCCATGCCCGATGCAAGCATGGCGTATCAAACCGCGGATGTAACAAATGATGAAGAAGTGCAAAAAGTTATCAATTTGGCAATGAAGGAATATGGACGAATTGATGCTATCTTTAACAACGCTGGTATTATGCCCACAGCTCCGCTCGCTGAGAGCAGAAAACAAGAGTGGAAAGCCATGTTGGACGTAAATATTATGGGCGTTTTGAATGGAATCTCAGCCGTTTTACCAATCATGCAAAAGCAGCATTCCGGAAAAATTATTACAACATCTTCGGTTGCTGGTCATGTTGTTTATCCAGATTCGGCTGTTTATTGTGGTACGAAATTTGCTGTAAGAGCAATTATGGAGGGACTGCGTCAAGAAGAAAGAGAAAACAATATTCAATCCATCGTTATTTCTCCTGGGGCAGTTGATACAGAACTATATACGTCCATTCATCATGAAGAGAATCGAAAGTGGGTACAACAAAATTCTGCTAACCCTGAGCTCAGCATGAAATCCGAAGATATTGCAGATGCGGTTGCTTATGTAGTAGGAACACCAAATAGCGTATCCATAAGCGAAATGGTTATTCGTCCAACAAAGCAGCCTATTTAAATACATCTCATGATTCAGCGAGTGGTTTTATTAGCAACCATGGAAATTAATATCATTATCAAGAAAGAGATTGTCCTTCAAGTCACAAAATGTGACCTCAGGCAACCTCTCTCTCATTTTACAAGCTCTGTCCAATTCGAAGGTGCAGCGGGCTCTGCCCAAGTCAGAGAAAGCAACCCTTTCGAGTGACTATGGAAAGCTTAAACGGCTCTTAATGGTTTGTTTTAGATAAAAAAGTTTCCTATAGAATTTCCGTGTTCTTGTGTTGTCACACAAATAGCTCGACACCAAGGAAAAAGAGAAAGCCGCTAACACTTGTATAAGCACTGAGGAGGTATTGTTTGGAATCCTTATTGAGGCGTCTTTCAACAACGGATCGGAATGCATGTAGAATAGCTATTACAAGAATAACGTCCTGATAAGCCGATAATCTCCATTCCATAACAAACCTCATGTAGAAAAGGCCGATTAGAAAAACAACTACAATGATGGACTCCCCAATTAGATGAAATCGATTAATATGCTTATACAGCAACCCATCTGAATCGTAGGATACCTTCAGCTTTTTTTTGATCCATAAGTACCCGGACGAAACGACGATCGCATACAAAATGATACTGAGTAGGAACATTCTAAAGTCCCCCTTTCCCAAAAAAATTACACTTATCTGGTAATGGAGGTTTATCATTCCTTTAAAATACACTATTTTCTTATTTGAATCAATACGTAAACAAAAGACGATTTCCGTAATCAACTGAAGGTGCGTATACAGCATATCTTGCAGCGTTTTAAACTCAATTAACAAGAAAAAACACTCGTAATGGAGTGTTTTTCTACCGGACTACTTTAATTACAGGAACCCATAACTCGACTTTTTTTTCTTCTGTAAACACCTGTTTTTCTATACCTACTTCGATATCAGGACCTACTTGTATCACTGGCCCTTCAACTTGCTCATACCCTGAGGAAGGAAACCATTCTCCATAAATACGGTGCCATTTCTCCTTCCCCCACGGGACCATAACTTCAAATACGACCCATGTCATAGCTGGTACAGATAATTTAGAGAAGTATTCTGGACAGGGTTCTGTTGAAGCAACTCCCATGTAATAATCAAAATCTTGCTTCAGTCGTATTGCATCTCCAACATTCACATGCAAAATTCCATATGGTTCTAAATTGTTAAGTGCTTTCAATAAGTTGTACGTTTCCTTGTCTGTTGATCCCCAGACCTGTGCCACACCAGGATGTTCTCCAGAATCTACTGGTGTAACTCTATTACTTATCCCAACCACTTGAAATGCGTCCTTTTGCTCAATTCTAAACCTCATGGGCTCACTACCTCCTATTGATAATCGGAAGGTCATTGGAGGAAAAGCTTGTAGTGAATGGCTGGTATTTCTTGCCTCTGTTGGTGTAATTCCATGTAATCCTTGAAAAGCGCGAGTAAATGCGTCTGGAGAATTGTAACCGTACTTAATGGCAATATCGATCACTTTGACTGTTCTGTCCTGCAAATCAAATGCTGCGAGCGTAAGACGTCTGCGGCGAATATATTCTTGAAGAGGAATACCTGCCAGGTATGAGAACATTCTTTTGAAATGAAAAACCGAACAGTAAGCACGTTTAGCTATCTCTTGTTCATCAATCTCATTCTCGAGATTCTGATCGATGTAGTCTAATGCTTCATTTAAATTTTCGAGCACATTCATCCAACGACCTCCCTTCATCCTTAGAATAGCAGGGAATGATATTAGACATCCGGCAGATCCTGTTCAATTTCTGCAGGGTGACAAACAACTCTATGAAGTTTTCAGTGCATACAGCTGCGAAATTATCCGATCGAGTCTCTCTTGGATGAGGATCGCTTCCACATATCGGGCAGGAATCCCATCATATCCGTAGTAGATACCTGCCATCCCACCCGCGATGGCGCCGATGGTGTCGGAATCTTCTCCTAGATTTGCCGCCTTCTGTACGACTCCTGCAAAATCTGATGTATGGAGCAAAATATGTAGTACCCACCGGAAGGTATGCACCACAAAACCGCTTGCCGGGCAATCCGGCTGTGCTTCAATGATGCCTTCGTATTCGCTTCCCACCACCTCGGCCATGATGGCTGCTCTTAAATTTTCGCCCTGTAGAAGGCGTTGCGCCATTCGGTTGTACATGACGCAGACTTCGGCGCACCTTGGATCATAATGCGTCATCCGTGACTGCAAGATTGCCACTCGGTCAATATCCACTAGGTCCTTATAGGCAAGAGCCGCCGGCAGGCAGCGCATGAGGGATCCATTCCCACCGCTTTGCCCTATATCCATGTGCGCAACAAAGGCCGCTTCAAACCAGTCTCCCTCGTATTTTTGAAAAACATGACGGATGATATTCCCTATGTCTTTGGGCCGTGATTGGTACCATTCCATAAAGAAACGCCCGATCGCCTCCAGCGGCTCATCAGGGTTTTCCAGTATCCCTTCTGCCACGCAAAGCGTCATCATCGTATCATCGGTCACTTCCCCTGGTTCCAACTGCCACACCCCGCCGCCGATAATCTCCGTCAAATAACCGTGCTTCTCCTTAATCTCTCGCTCGCTCATAAACTCCGTCGTTCCACCAAGAGCGTCGCCTACAGCCACTCCGTACAGGCCGCCCTTGATGCGATCATATAATTTGTTATCCATGCAACCACCTCATATTCATGTCAGAAAGGAATCAAGTAGTGCTTCTTCACGGTCATCGTAGTGAACGGATAGGAATTGTAATGTCTTGGTTTATCCGGACCGGGGCAGCTTCCCGGTACATTACAATTTCATAGGTTTCCAGCTTGGGAGCGAAAACTCGTACTTCATAGTAATCGTCCTGTTCGCTTCTCACTCGTGCTTCCCCTGAATCTATCCCGATGCCTTTATCGAAACGCTCCTGTAATTCGGGATTTAAACTCCCTTTGGCTTCAGGGTACATTGCAAACAAAATACCCAAACGCTTGTTATGATCGTTACTTTCCTTTTTAATTTTCAACCGCAAATAGTCGTTCTTGTAACTCGCCCCGATTATCGTTAACTCCTGGTCTTTAAAGCGGACTTTCTTTGGATACGTTTCGTCTAGCGAAAGGGTAAACGATCCGCCCGGGCTCTTTTCTGTCAGTAGCACTTGATCCAAGTGCAGCGTAAGAGAATTCACCGACTCATCGAAGTAAGGGGAGCCGGTAAACATAAGCTTGTTGCCGTTCATCCGTTTCCCACCAGGAACATCCACCATGTTTTGCGGGGTGTCCGTATGCAATTGGTATTTCTTCCCCTTATCATCCGTTACAAATGGGGCGGCGCCAGAATGGCCGAATAACAGATAGTAATTCGCTTCATCCGCGATTTTGATATCGAGATAGGTATTGGTCGGTGTAATTTTTATATGCTCCAGCGTCATTTCCCGCAAATCCGGATCCCCCGCCACCTTGACGGTCTGATGAATCGGTATGATGCGATCCTCCAACCAGTCCGTATGATGAAAAGGAACACTCATCTTGAGTGTATCTGTTGTTTGTTTACCGTCTTCATCAACGTAGGGTCGAATACCGATTTCAAATTGCAATTCTTTAGGGTTTTGGTTTAAAAACATGTTGACATCCTCTGGATTTACTTCACCAATCCGGCTGATGACCAGTATCGGCTCCTTTGCATCACCGCTCGATTCGATCACAACGCTAGCGCTGCTGCCTCCATCAGCAATTTCAGGAATATTTACGGAATAGATCGGTGCTTCCCTGTTAAGATCTAAACTGCCGTCCTGTCTTTTAAAGACATGTTGTTTCAAACGGTCGGATTTAATGAACACTTTATATGACAGCCTATCGCTCGTCAAATATACATCGCTGATGCTGACTGTCACCCCATCAAACTGTTTCACGACAGGTTCAAACGGACTGTAGCCATGGGATTGGGCGTTCTCAACGCCATCATGACCGCGCAGCGTGTCCAGCCAATCCGAAACGATGGAGAAGCCGGGAATCCCTTTGACCATAGCGGCAAGAGCCGGAGACTTCTGCACGGTGAAACCCAGAGATAAGGCCAATACCATGCAGGCTGCAGCTATTGTATACCTTCTTCTGCCGCTTCGCTGCCGGGGCTTCGTCACCACCATGTCCTCCTCCGGCTGCTGATAACAAAGCGGTACCTCCTTGGCAAATTGAATTAAAGAATCAGGAAGCGGAATTTCATCTAACGATTGCTGTATATTTTTCTTCAGCTGCCGTTCATCCTGGTTTAACATTCGATCACCTGCTCCATTTTTAGTCGGGATGCCGTTTGGCTCAGCTTTAGTCTGGCGGCATGAAGCCGCGATTTAACCGTCCCGGCCTTGATGCCCAGAACGTCGGCGATCTCATCGATGGATAGCTCCTGGTAATAATACAGCGCAATGACGGACCGATGGTGGATGTCCAGTGACATGACGCATTCCAGCAGTTCGGATCCCCTCTCTTTTTTCAGTACGGCTTCGAGCGGTGATTCATGCTCGTCCGGAAGCTCCAGCTCATCGATATTTCCCGAAACATTAGCGTGGCGTGACCTTTGTCTGACCAGATCCAATGCACGGCAGGCCGCCAAATGATTGAACCAGGATTTGAAATTCCTTATTTTCTTCCCTTTGATAATGGCTTGATAAGCTTCGATCAGCGTGTTCTGTACCGCATCCTCAGCCAAATGAGTGGAGCGCAAAATAGCCGCGGACGTACTGTATACTCGGCTCAGCAGAGGTTCCACCAGCTTAAAAAAAGCATCTTTATTGCCTTTCCGGCACAACTCAAACAATCGTTCTTCGCTTTCCATCCTGTCAACTCCCAAAAGTACTATACAATAAAGGCGAACAGAATGGAGGTTCGGTTCATTATTTGTGCAAAAAAAAACAGAAACGGCACTGATGGCCGTTTCTACTTCCTGCATATGGTTGGCTTTTACTGGAGCTTAATCCTCATCTCCAACTCTTTCAAAAACGTAACAGGCGTCATTCGCTTAGTCATCACCTGAAGGGCCGCATTTCGATCAACCGCCGGGAATTCAAGTTCGTAGCGGTAGACACCGTCTTTTAAGCCGATCAATTCCTTACGAGTTAAATCCAGGGCCTTTCCATTTTCCACGAGCCAAGTTCCAACGTTTTGAATGGATGCCGTCTCCCCTTCGATCGACAACGTTAGCACGGTCCGGTTCTTTTCGAATTTCACACCCGTTACGGTCATGGTTCCGATCTTGCCCTGATCCAGCTTAACCGGATAGGTATCCGATAGCTTCGCCGTTACGGTGGCTTTTTGCGCTAACTTTGTACTTTTATCATCATAATTGCCTCCTACATAGGGCTTGATGATAAGTTCCTTCGGTTTGCTCTTTAATGCCCCCAGTTTCTCTTTATAATAACGGTCAAACGTGCC
Above is a window of Paenibacillus sp. FSL K6-1330 DNA encoding:
- a CDS encoding nuclear transport factor 2 family protein; this translates as MEKSLDSVQSRTCEVFDAFKQALETGDTADFLTTVTEDFHFFVPLPLEGWNHEQQGKERFEELIRFERSVFQMQLTPLIELESEDNGVVVFRSEGLLNGRPFRNELAIVFEFEGERIRSFREYVGMPLKNYETP
- a CDS encoding DinB family protein; translation: MSDMVINTATTVRQLVLQQVQAIPEELFDIQGLGFNNTIRWNVGHVIYWMDKYSTLSFGSPAAIPGSYETLFNSGTKPLDWTFTPPSKEELVELLTAQLSRLSELTPEMLGEKLSNPYALGPFQFNTAGELFNFALIHEAIHLGTISSQLKVVSH
- a CDS encoding LysR substrate-binding domain-containing protein, which codes for MELKQLQYFMAICEELHFTRAAEKMGVSAPNISQQIRRLEEELGVLLFDRVGKTIVLTDAGAILREHGAAVFRHLQQAGDAIADLKQMQGGSLSIGVLPGDADLMFNALLLNFHQTYPTISLSLLETTKVTEQALDRSIDVGVTIGPVIDDRLTSIPLFHEEFSLAVNMNDPIATENFIPLKRLQALKMVMFPADHQCRKLIDRFCMDNGFTLQPHMVTTTLSSLLQMVQSGVGACVLPRLLLENLHNPDIKVVHLRNPTPSQDICLIYRSDRYVGYAMRTFIKTLRAYIETAIQHSKSS
- a CDS encoding LD-carboxypeptidase: MPIRPPILQSGDTVGIVTLGSPLAANIINARIEYLRAMGLNVVLGQYVYAQNGFLAGTDEQRASDLMMMFRDEQVKMILPTRGGTGVAGILPYLDYNEIRNHPKIVTGYSDITVLLNVLHQYVDLITFHSLLLIDFKPETPAYNFDQFFSATSVYSLTRSILNPPEMPLISHVPGNVTGQLVGGNLTSFVDTLGTPFEIDTRGKILVLEETHEPTNTVYRYLNDLKLAGKFRDCIGIIMGECSGCQAAYGKSYEDVINEFVVPLGKPLITNLATGHGVYKAALPIGATVNLDSVHSRITIVEPTVSV
- a CDS encoding ATP-binding domain-containing protein, with the protein product MQLITKETVTFEKGAMVIPLYLAKGVEFDAVLIYEASSRAYSRENDRKLLYTVCTRAMHRLHVYATGDWSPFVQALPVDLYEQAAY
- a CDS encoding aldo/keto reductase, with protein sequence MEYVKLGNTGLDVSRICLGCMGFGVAERWVHQWVLNEENSRPIIKKALELGINFFDTANVYSDGTSEEIVGRALKDYANRDQIVLATKVHFRMHEGPNGMGLSRKAIISEIDKSLKRLGTDYVDLYQIHRWDYDTPIEETMEALHDVVKAGKVRYIGASAMNAWQFLKAQHVAEMNGWTRFVSMQNHYNLIYREEEREMLPLCKSEKIGVIPYSPLASGRLTRDWSESTHRSETDMVQKSKYDATADADRVIVERVAQIAVERAIPRVQVALAWLLQKQPITAPIVGATRISHLEDAAAALSVNLTLEEIASLEEPYVPHRVVGAL
- a CDS encoding MerR family transcriptional regulator; protein product: MSYRIGEMARILGTSEHTLRYYEKMGLVVPKRDSNKIRFYTDEDGNWLKFILHMKQTGMSLEDLKKYIDLLEKGQEGLDELLQILYNHQEEVRAKLNIYQENLKLLEKKIQFYEESRKLGKNKNLFNKFVEDAEC
- a CDS encoding sugar O-acetyltransferase codes for the protein MNQDIFARDRAGEVISLRDPEFHKMADAIERAQKLIAELNTGYHNKNKVRELFSQLTGSKVDDTFELLPPFYTDYGQSIRVGKKVFINQGCTFMDRGGITIEDNVLIGPKVNLVTINHPISPAQRRSTFSKQIVIKKGAWIGIAATIMPGVTVGENSIVSAGAVVTKDVPDHTIVAGVPAKIIKTIEE
- a CDS encoding SDR family oxidoreductase, encoding MSNVKDQVVIIMGASSGIGEATARKLAEQGARLVISARREDRLKKLKASMPDASMAYQTADVTNDEEVQKVINLAMKEYGRIDAIFNNAGIMPTAPLAESRKQEWKAMLDVNIMGVLNGISAVLPIMQKQHSGKIITTSSVAGHVVYPDSAVYCGTKFAVRAIMEGLRQEERENNIQSIVISPGAVDTELYTSIHHEENRKWVQQNSANPELSMKSEDIADAVAYVVGTPNSVSISEMVIRPTKQPI
- a CDS encoding DUF4181 domain-containing protein translates to MINLHYQISVIFLGKGDFRMFLLSIILYAIVVSSGYLWIKKKLKVSYDSDGLLYKHINRFHLIGESIIVVVFLIGLFYMRFVMEWRLSAYQDVILVIAILHAFRSVVERRLNKDSKQYLLSAYTSVSGFLFFLGVELFV
- a CDS encoding AraC family transcriptional regulator, whose product is MNVLENLNEALDYIDQNLENEIDEQEIAKRAYCSVFHFKRMFSYLAGIPLQEYIRRRRLTLAAFDLQDRTVKVIDIAIKYGYNSPDAFTRAFQGLHGITPTEARNTSHSLQAFPPMTFRLSIGGSEPMRFRIEQKDAFQVVGISNRVTPVDSGEHPGVAQVWGSTDKETYNLLKALNNLEPYGILHVNVGDAIRLKQDFDYYMGVASTEPCPEYFSKLSVPAMTWVVFEVMVPWGKEKWHRIYGEWFPSSGYEQVEGPVIQVGPDIEVGIEKQVFTEEKKVELWVPVIKVVR
- a CDS encoding ADP-ribosylglycohydrolase family protein gives rise to the protein MDNKLYDRIKGGLYGVAVGDALGGTTEFMSEREIKEKHGYLTEIIGGGVWQLEPGEVTDDTMMTLCVAEGILENPDEPLEAIGRFFMEWYQSRPKDIGNIIRHVFQKYEGDWFEAAFVAHMDIGQSGGNGSLMRCLPAALAYKDLVDIDRVAILQSRMTHYDPRCAEVCVMYNRMAQRLLQGENLRAAIMAEVVGSEYEGIIEAQPDCPASGFVVHTFRWVLHILLHTSDFAGVVQKAANLGEDSDTIGAIAGGMAGIYYGYDGIPARYVEAILIQERLDRIISQLYALKTS